The following DNA comes from Halobacteriovorax sp. HLS.
CTATGCTAATTATACTTGTAGAGTAATTGTCTTTCATTATTTTAAACATTTCTTGTGACTTTGAATTATTTCCTTCGCCTCTATAGTACCAATATTTATTCTCTGCTGCTTTGGCAATGATCTTTGAAGAAACAACTGTAGGGTATATCTTTTTAAGGGTTTGAAGTTTGGCTATCTTTCCTTCAAGGGCCATTATATTCAGATGATCTTTTACTATTGGATTTGCAGACTTTGAATTAATCTTACATTTTTGAGCTAGCTTATTGATTTTATCTACTGCTCTCATATTATTTTCAATTAAAGAATAGTGAATTGATTTTTTGAACATATCTGTTTTTGTTTTGTAAGTATCTTTGCAGAATTTGTGTAAAGTTCTATAGCTTAGAGATAATGCTCTGTTGAAATCCTGCGCCAGGGCGAATTCATTAATAATATTGTCAATTACATCAACTTGCTTGAACATCTCATTGGTTTTATCCATTTTGTAGCTCTTAGTAATGAGCTTGTAGGATTGTTTTGTATTTAATGCTTTCACATAGATTAGAGCGCTTCTAAAAGTTGCTTGAGTATGAATTTTATTTGGATAATTCTTATTTTCAAGAATTTTGTTATATTCTGCTAGGGCAGACTTAGTGTCACCAAGTTCAATTTGTTTATCAATCTTATTAAATAGTAAATTTGCAAGAATGATTGTGGCCTTCTTGATGTATTGAGGTTCGTAACTTAAGAAACCTTTGTTGAACTCCTGTATCAAGCTTGCAATAGTTGGAATATCTTTAATGGCCACATAGTGGTCAAAAACCTTCGCAAACATACCTTTTTGAGCTTTAACATCTTTAGGGAAATTCTTATGATATTCCTTTATAACTACAATTGATTTGTCATACGACTTCTTAGTAAAGTAGATACTGAATAGTTTAGGGTAGATAAGTCTAGATTTTTCGTCCTTTGGCCATAGATTTACATGGTTACTATATACATAAGTTTTATACTTAACATTACTCAAATTATACTCTTCGAACTTTTGTAAACTTGCTAGGAGTGCATTGATAACCTTTTTAGCAAAAACATCGTCCCAGGAGTATTTAGGAGCAACTTTGTTTTTCTTAGCGATCTTTTGTTCTAGAACTTTTCTCTTTTTCATATCTTCTAAAGCTCTGGCATATTTTCCATATGCCCTTTTGAACTCACCAACAGAAAATAGAGTTTCACCTTGGAAGTATAAGTATTGATCTTTGCTCTTAGAATCAATGATCATCAAGTGATCAAAATAGCTAAGCGCGCTTGCAAGTAAGTTCTGATCATAATCACCAATATTAATTTTTAAGTTCTTAGATAGTTGTATTTGTAAAAATCCAACATAACTCTTTATCTTCTGTATTGATTCATCTAGATCTTCACCTTTTAAGTGATTTTTCATGTAAAGTTCTGTTAACTTTTTAGAAACAGCTAAGTGTTTGTTAAGCTTCTTGTAGGTTCTGTAAAACTCAAGTTCATAGTTGTAATAGTGAACAAGTTCACTATTTTGTTTCTTTGTGATCGCATTTTGTACACCAGCGTCTAGAATTGTATTTACCTCTTCATATTTCTTTGTTGTTTGTGCTCTTGTCGCAAACTTCGTCATATATTCAGCAGGCTCATCAACCTTCGTTATATAGAATTCTGTACCTTGAGGTATTTTATCATTCTGAATATAGAATATACTAATAGCATCAAGAACTTGGGACTCTACGCTTACATAACGAGGATTTTTACTATACGCAAAAGCTTTAAGCATGTGATCAAGTCCACTAGCAAGGCGTTTAGTTTTCAGTAGGCACCATGCATAATTATAGTGGTGCTTTGCGTACCATTCATCACCCATATTAATGATTACATCTTTGTAAAATCTTACGGCCTTAGAGTATTTCTTATCGTTGTAATACATCTCCGCAAGAGTTGTTTTAATACTATGTACAATAGGTGATCCATTTGGTGCTGTTCTTAGTGATTTAATTAGGTAGTATTCAGTCTTTTTACTTGAATTAAAGTCTCTCTCATTGAGGGCAAGAGTGTAGTAGATCGATGCATTTGATCTATAATTTTTCCATCTCTTCGTTATATAGAGACCTAGGGATTCAACTTTCTTATTTAGTTTAATCGACTGAGTGAAGAAAGATCTCTTCTTTAATTTTGGGTTCTTATTTTTTAAGAACTTTGAATTCTCGACTTCTTTTATGATTTTTAGGTTTTCTGTATACAGCTCTAGTAATCTAAACTCTAAGTTTGGACCTCTGTTCTTTATTTGTTTTATCGTTTTGATTTCTTTGTTAATCATATGTAAAAGCTTATTTCTCTTCGCTACATCACTTGAGGCGTGTGTTGTCATCGAAAGAATGAATATGAATAATACAAAGATTTTCACTCTAGTTTTTCCCCATTACAATAAATTTAAACTTTGGATAACCAGCAGTTGCTGACGAGTGCATAACTTGTTGCATGACTTCATAAGAAAGGTTCTTATCCATAACAATATTTACTTGCTTTTGGGATTTTTGTTTCTTTTCAAGGGCCTCTTTATCTAGCGAAGAGATTGCTCTGGATTTAAACTTCTTATATTCCTCTAAATCTTGGTCTCTGAATTTCTTAAGTTCTTTTTCTAAGAATGCAACATTTCCAGAACCCTTAGAAATTCTTCCAATTTCCTTGTTGTTTACAAATACTTTTCTATCCTTAGATACTTGTATAGTTACTGACATATTTCCCAACTTCTTGCTAATAGATTCAGGCATTTCTAGATTGTCTTTAACTTCTAGCTTTAGATCACTTGGGTTATAGCTTTTTAGTAGGAAAACTAAAAGAATAACAAGAATATCAAGTAGAGAAGTGATATCAATATCAAGCTCTTTCTTTTTTCTATTTAATACTGACTTTCTTCTATTTCTAGATGACATGTCATTCTCCTATATTACTGTTTCGAAAATAATTTGATCAAATAGGGTATGAGTTTTAATAACTTTTCCCTTTTTTGACTTAGCAACAAGAGGTGACATCTTGCTATCTATTGCAGTAACCGCATCCATTATACGAACAACTTCTTTGTAGTTAGTGTTCTTCGTTGGACTTAGAATAATTGAACGCTCATCAATATTTTCTAATTTGATCTTAGTTAAAACTGATTTTAGCTTTTCCAGATTATATTCGTTGCCGATTTTAGGTATTGTTGTATTAACAACACCGTCTACACCAGTTTTGATTACTATACTCGTAGAGCTTATCGCAAGAGTAAGATTAAGAGGACGCTTGTCAGATTTTTCTGTATCTACTGTTGCTATAGCTGGAGCATCACTTCCGATTTCATAGATTTCAACGAATTGAGCACTCATCAATAGGAAGAATATAAAGATGAATACAGCATCCAGAATTGGAATGAGATTTAACTTTGGAATTTCTTTTCTTTCAATTCTCTTTCTCATAATACTACCCCTAGTATCTAGTATTAGGCCGCTTTAGGTGTCTCTGGAACAGCTGGAACAGGAGGCATTTGTCTCTTTTTAGTTCCTAGAAGGTCTACCAACTTTAGTGAGTATTCTTCTACTTCAGATATAATCTTGTCACTTTTGTTAGAAAGAATATTATGTATAACCATGATACTAATCGCTGATATTAGTCCAAATGCAGTAGTGTTCATCGCTTTTGAAATACCTAATGCTAGTAGTTTTGCCTTTGAAGAAGGATCTGCATTGGCTACGGCCGCGAAAGATTCGATAAGACCATAAATCGTTCCTAGTAGACCGATGAGGGTTGAAACGTTTGCAACGAGACCTAAGTAACTCATTCTTTTTTCAATCTTTGGTGCTACTTCTAATATTGTTGAGTCTACAGCATCTTGAATCTGATCTTTTTCTTGGTTCGCTCTTTTAAGTCCTGACTTTAAAACCATTGGTAAGAGTGCGTTTGTATTTGAACAAGACTGAATTGCCTTTTGAACATCATTATTTAGAACATGTTTTTTGATCATATTCATTAGTGATGATCCATCAATATCATATGTGAATAAAGATTTGATTCTCTCTAATGCGATAGCAATACCAAAAGTCCAAGTTGCTAGAATAATCCACATAAAGATTCCACCTTCATCCATAAAAACAGCAAGTGTTTGTAAGAATGATGGATCTGAAACTGCTTGTGCTACTTGATTTTCCATATATACCCCTTATCTTAAATTTCTGATATCTTGTGTTGATTCTTTATCAAAATCCATTCTTTCATAAAGTGCTCTTTCGAAAACTTTACGATCTCTTTCTTTTACAGATAAATCACCTGGGGCCAAGATTTGACCTTCAACTTCCAGATTTCCTAAATCAAAGCTTTCATATTTCTTATACTCAACAATGACATTCTTATCTGCTGCAAATATACTTACTGAGAACAGTAGAACCATTATAATTTTCATTTTTACCTCTTGCTCACTTTTACAGTTTTGCAATTCGATTTTAGACCGTAAGAGTAGTCACCTAATTCATCGGCCCAGAAAGATCCTTCAAAGTTCCAAAAATGTTCGTCTATTTTTCTGTTTACATTTTCTAAGCTACCTCTGCTACGATTAGATATTAGTTCTTTATTTCGGTATATAAGGTCTCTTTGTTTAGACATTACTTCCAATTTTATATTAAACATCTCATACGAATACTTATGAATGTCATTTATGAAGATAAACATCTGTTTTTTAACGTAGTGATTAAGCTGTTGCGTTCTCCAGTGGATTGAGTGCTCAACACTTCTTGTTAGCTTCTTTGAAAAAGCAGTTTGCTTACGTTTTTTTAGGTACTTAAGTTCATTCTTTGCTTTCTTATAGCTTACAAGGTCAACACTAAACTTTATTTTCTTTCTAATTTGCGTGATTAGATTTCTAACGTATGGGTTAATCTTCTCTGTTTCTTTAAGTGAGCCAAAAGCAAGCTTAATGAAGTAGTCATGAGAGTCTTTGTTAGGAAGAATGACACTTTTTAATGAATCACTTCTTGATTTGTATACTTTATAGTATTGATCGATGGTAGAAAGAGTATCGCTGTATAAGCATAGTCTATAGTAACTTAGTGCATTTAGTACTTCCGCCTCTGGAAAGAAGTAGCTGCTCAGTAGAGGAGACTTATAAGTAACAACTAGTCCAAGTGATCTATTAAAATCCTCTAGATAGTAATTTGCCCAGGCCTTTTCAATTAATGTGTATGGCCAACGGTATGATGACTTTGGAATTGAATTATACATCTCGATTGCTTTAGCATATAGCTTTTGCTTATAAAGAATTCTAGCATTGTGAATTACACATGATTCATTGATAACTGAATAGTATCTTTTTAATTTTTCTTTATCTGCATTACCCATGAACTTTTCAGATATTTTAATACACTTGTTAAAACGATCTTGAGCTCTAGATAAATCATTTAATAATTCTCTACTAGTACCTGCAATATATAGCGCTTCTGGAGCGAATTTGTTCTTTAGAGATATTCTCTCCGCTACGATTCTGGCGTTCTTATATCTTTTTTCTCTAAACATCTTAAGCGCGTAAACTAATTGTAACGTTGCAGAGTTATGCTTTAGAAGGTCTTTGTTTGGAAGTCCTGCTAGAGTGTTGGTACCTGTTTTAAGTAAGAGAACTTCTAATTGCTCTTCAAAATCCTCAGTTATTTTCTGTGACTCAATAATATGTTCAGCAGCGAACGGTACCGCTGAGAAGTAATATTTAGATTTAAATAATTCATTGAAGATAACTAAGTTAGACTTTCTCTTCGAATTAAATTCTCTTTCGGCCTTTCTAAAGTCAGCTAGACTAGAAAAAGATAGCATGAATGTAAGTAGTATCATTATATTCTTCATCATTTTTCCTAGAAGCTGTAACCAATTGAAAGAATTAAATCAGATGTTCCACGCATTTTATCGCTTGCTGTTGCACCATTTATTGTTGGTCCAGGCGCTTGATAAAATGTTCTTTGCAGGTCAATTCCTATGAAAAGTTTCTTCGTTGCATGTACTCTTAGTCCAGTTTTGGCAACACCACCAACATATGATTCAGAGTTAAATGTAGACGATGCGTTTGGATCAGAGACTGTGTCCTTATTTGATTCAGCATTAATCTTTGCTAAACCAAGACCAAAGTTCCAATCGAAGTAAATAATTTTATTGAAAGTATTGATTTTTCCATAGAATGGTGACCAAACTCCCATTGCTCCGTAACTGCTATTTATTCTTCTAATGAACGGAACACTTTGGTTAATTCTTTGAAGGTTTTCATAAGCATCATTATTAGAGTTTGAGTAACTATTGTAGAACATCTCTACTGCAAATTCTTCATTGAAGTAGTAACCTGCTTTGAAGTTAAAACCCATTGTGTCTTGATACTCACCACTAAGACCGGCAAGGTATCCTAGTTGAGTGTATATTGTTCTTTCTTTCTTATATAGTTTGTTTTGAAGAACATATACTTTCTTATCCGGATCAAGCCAAAGGAACTTATATAGATCTTTCTCATCAGCTTTTGTTTCTAATATTGACGCTCCCATAAGAAGCGTCGATACTAAAAATGTTGTAATCCTACCCCTAGAAAAATACATTAATTAAGCTCCTGTGCTACAATTGAATAACTAATCTCTATATTTGCTCCCTCTGTAGGTATATGACCGTCAAGGAATTTAATAGAGCGCGATTGTGAATCATATGAGTATCCACTTGCTAGTTCTGAACCATTAACTTTTACATTTACTTTGTCATCAATAGGTTGTTGAGAAAGTGCAAAGCTATCGAGTAGGTTTACAATTTTTCCACCCATCTCACGTAGGATTTTATAGAAGTCCTTTTTGATATGCGCAGTCTGTCCACCAGTATTAGCACTTGCTTCTAAGTATCTTGTACCAATAGTTTCCCATCTATACTTAGTACTTTCTTTAGTAACAATACTATAGAGCTTAATTAGACCAGTCTTATTCTTCTTGCTCTTAAGAAAGTTTACATACTCACTAACTAGCTTTTCAGATTGATCTTCTTCATCACTCACATAAACAACGACTAGGTAAGCATCATCTCTCATCCATTGTCCGTCATATCTCTCGATAAATGACTTTGAAGTATGAAGACCTTTTTCCCTACCTGAACCTCTAGTTCCAACTTTAATACAGTTACTAAAGTTCTTTACAAAATTAGCTTCATTAGTCTTTGCTGCAGCGGCATCAAGAAGTCTTGGATCACATGACCACTTACCATCTTTGCTACTAGTTGCATCCGTAGTCGTTACGGCCATTTTAAAATCAATCTTCTTTTCTAAGAATTCATGAATGAATACATCAAAGTTATAAGCGAGGGCCTTTTGTTCATCACCCATAGAACCTGAGTCATCAACAACCCAAAGAATATCAACTTTACCTTCTTTGGCCGCCTCTTGTTTAAAGTTTTCAACTACAGGCTTAAGCACTGGTCCAACTGGCTCAACAGGTACTACTGGATCAGTAGGAGTTGTCGTTCCACCACCATTGTCACCACCGTTATCAACAACTGGATCAGTAGGAGTTGTAGTTCCACCACCATTGTTTCCACCGTTATCAACAACTGGGTCAGTAGGAGTTGTAGTTCCACCACCATTGTTTCCACCGTTATCAACAACTGGGTCAGTAGGAGTTGTAGTTCCACCACCATTATTTCCGCCATTATCCACAACTGGTGGAGTAGGTATAATGTCAGCAGGGTTTGTAATATTGTCCGTTGGTATTTCTATTTCTGTAGGTATGTCCTTGTCGGCAACACCAGCTCCATCAAGAAATTTCTTCTCGTAGAACTCTTGTTCATTACAAGATGTCATAGCAGATAAAATAAAAATAAAACAAATAGACTTTCTAATCCATGAAGTTGAAAAAACCATCACCGTCTCCAATAACGGTAGCAAGATCATTTAATATGCTTGATCGTGCCATATCCGGCTTTTCTGAGATTTTGTGAGCGGCTTACATGCTTAGAGAACGAACGTACAGCAACAAAATCGAAGAAGTTATCTAATCCCTTTCGGTGCCTAAATAATAGCAAACTGAAAAATGATGTAAATTAGCATTGGGGTAAAAAGGTCGGTTTTGTATGTGTTTCAGATAGTTAGCCTTTAAAAAAAAGGTTTTTTCATCAAATTTTATAGAATGTGAATATATCTAAAACTCGCCACTTTTATATGTCAGTCAGACTTAAATTATTGATTTAACAAAATTTTTTCAATTTCTCGCTTAAATGGATCTTTGAGCCTATGACCTTCATCTTCCACTACTATGTAGCTTGAATTAGGTAGTCTCTGTTTAATAATTGAATAGTGCTCAAAAGAATTCTTGTAATCAACCATTAAGTCTTCTTTTCCGTGAATCTGAATTAATGGAAAATTTAACTTTT
Coding sequences within:
- a CDS encoding MotA/TolQ/ExbB proton channel family protein, whose translation is MENQVAQAVSDPSFLQTLAVFMDEGGIFMWIILATWTFGIAIALERIKSLFTYDIDGSSLMNMIKKHVLNNDVQKAIQSCSNTNALLPMVLKSGLKRANQEKDQIQDAVDSTILEVAPKIEKRMSYLGLVANVSTLIGLLGTIYGLIESFAAVANADPSSKAKLLALGISKAMNTTAFGLISAISIMVIHNILSNKSDKIISEVEEYSLKLVDLLGTKKRQMPPVPAVPETPKAA
- a CDS encoding biopolymer transporter ExbD — translated: MSSRNRRKSVLNRKKKELDIDITSLLDILVILLVFLLKSYNPSDLKLEVKDNLEMPESISKKLGNMSVTIQVSKDRKVFVNNKEIGRISKGSGNVAFLEKELKKFRDQDLEEYKKFKSRAISSLDKEALEKKQKSQKQVNIVMDKNLSYEVMQQVMHSSATAGYPKFKFIVMGKN
- a CDS encoding outer membrane beta-barrel domain-containing protein — translated: MYFSRGRITTFLVSTLLMGASILETKADEKDLYKFLWLDPDKKVYVLQNKLYKKERTIYTQLGYLAGLSGEYQDTMGFNFKAGYYFNEEFAVEMFYNSYSNSNNDAYENLQRINQSVPFIRRINSSYGAMGVWSPFYGKINTFNKIIYFDWNFGLGLAKINAESNKDTVSDPNASSTFNSESYVGGVAKTGLRVHATKKLFIGIDLQRTFYQAPGPTINGATASDKMRGTSDLILSIGYSF
- a CDS encoding biopolymer transporter ExbD, yielding MRKRIERKEIPKLNLIPILDAVFIFIFFLLMSAQFVEIYEIGSDAPAIATVDTEKSDKRPLNLTLAISSTSIVIKTGVDGVVNTTIPKIGNEYNLEKLKSVLTKIKLENIDERSIILSPTKNTNYKEVVRIMDAVTAIDSKMSPLVAKSKKGKVIKTHTLFDQIIFETVI
- a CDS encoding lipopolysaccharide assembly protein LapB, whose amino-acid sequence is MKIFVLFIFILSMTTHASSDVAKRNKLLHMINKEIKTIKQIKNRGPNLEFRLLELYTENLKIIKEVENSKFLKNKNPKLKKRSFFTQSIKLNKKVESLGLYITKRWKNYRSNASIYYTLALNERDFNSSKKTEYYLIKSLRTAPNGSPIVHSIKTTLAEMYYNDKKYSKAVRFYKDVIINMGDEWYAKHHYNYAWCLLKTKRLASGLDHMLKAFAYSKNPRYVSVESQVLDAISIFYIQNDKIPQGTEFYITKVDEPAEYMTKFATRAQTTKKYEEVNTILDAGVQNAITKKQNSELVHYYNYELEFYRTYKKLNKHLAVSKKLTELYMKNHLKGEDLDESIQKIKSYVGFLQIQLSKNLKINIGDYDQNLLASALSYFDHLMIIDSKSKDQYLYFQGETLFSVGEFKRAYGKYARALEDMKKRKVLEQKIAKKNKVAPKYSWDDVFAKKVINALLASLQKFEEYNLSNVKYKTYVYSNHVNLWPKDEKSRLIYPKLFSIYFTKKSYDKSIVVIKEYHKNFPKDVKAQKGMFAKVFDHYVAIKDIPTIASLIQEFNKGFLSYEPQYIKKATIILANLLFNKIDKQIELGDTKSALAEYNKILENKNYPNKIHTQATFRSALIYVKALNTKQSYKLITKSYKMDKTNEMFKQVDVIDNIINEFALAQDFNRALSLSYRTLHKFCKDTYKTKTDMFKKSIHYSLIENNMRAVDKINKLAQKCKINSKSANPIVKDHLNIMALEGKIAKLQTLKKIYPTVVSSKIIAKAAENKYWYYRGEGNNSKSQEMFKIMKDNYSTSIISIEQYEQLDRELNKLSFNFTTDKFDGELFNSEIEKTLNSLKEITKKSQDIQKHKHPIITPRVSILISKQYDKATKSISSFKPFGFNKQETDMFKQQISPLIATLDKEKSEFSQAAVDTIRANTIFSYDNHSHGKSTKTKANILKRYPASMLSLSLDLQGAQ
- a CDS encoding VWA domain-containing protein, whose amino-acid sequence is MVFSTSWIRKSICFIFILSAMTSCNEQEFYEKKFLDGAGVADKDIPTEIEIPTDNITNPADIIPTPPVVDNGGNNGGGTTTPTDPVVDNGGNNGGGTTTPTDPVVDNGGNNGGGTTTPTDPVVDNGGDNGGGTTTPTDPVVPVEPVGPVLKPVVENFKQEAAKEGKVDILWVVDDSGSMGDEQKALAYNFDVFIHEFLEKKIDFKMAVTTTDATSSKDGKWSCDPRLLDAAAAKTNEANFVKNFSNCIKVGTRGSGREKGLHTSKSFIERYDGQWMRDDAYLVVVYVSDEEDQSEKLVSEYVNFLKSKKNKTGLIKLYSIVTKESTKYRWETIGTRYLEASANTGGQTAHIKKDFYKILREMGGKIVNLLDSFALSQQPIDDKVNVKVNGSELASGYSYDSQSRSIKFLDGHIPTEGANIEISYSIVAQELN